Genomic segment of Nitrosopumilaceae archaeon AB1(1):
AACGATATATTTGGTAGGAGCATATACACTAGATAAATACAACATCAACATGTATTAATCATGCAGAAAATAGCATTGGTCACTGGTAGTTCTCGGGGAATCGGACGAGAGATATCATTAGCGTTGGCAAGAGACGGAATCAAGACATATGCTACTGTACGCAATATGGAACATGCAGGAGAACTTCAAAAAACTGCAGAATCCGATTCATTACCAATCCAAGTATTACACATGGATGTTACAGATCCACAAATGGTGCAAAAAGTAATTGACGAAATATTATTACAAGATTCACGAATTGATATACTAGTGAATAATGCAGGGTATGCAATGTTTGGGTGTATTGAGGAGGTAGAAGTGAAAGAATACATGGAACAGTTTGAGACTAATTTTTTCAGCATAGTAAGACTAGTCAAATGTGTCATTCCTCATATGCGCAAGCAACAAAGTGGTGTGATAATTAACATTAGTTCAATTGCAGGTAGAATCGGCTTTCCTGCATCATCTGCATATGCTAGTTCAAAA
This window contains:
- a CDS encoding SDR family oxidoreductase, with translation MVTGSSRGIGREISLALARDGIKTYATVRNMEHAGELQKTAESDSLPIQVLHMDVTDPQMVQKVIDEILLQDSRIDILVNNAGYAMFGCIEEVEVKEYMEQFETNFFSIVRLVKCVIPHMRKQQSGVIINISSIAGRIGFPASSAYASSKFALEGLSECMRYELGKFGIKTILIEPGVIKTDFIDSMKIAKSRSDSPYKQINQTMLDGAKLMAEMGTSPQSVADVVLKKIQQVDTEPRYTVGNDAAMFAEAKKTKSDLEFENYLKKEIFNEF